AAGAACAGACCTAACGCTTTCGACAGCTTTCCTGCTGCCTGCAGTTTAATGAGATCGAGCCGGGTTTCCACGTATTCCCTGGCCACCTTGCCCGTCTCAGAAAAATAGTTGGAAAAATTATCTTCCATGCTTTGATTTTTTAGATGCTAAAAAGGAATCCTTAAGTTAATTCATTTTCCATGGCATCTTCAAATTGTTGTTTTTTAGCGCGGAATTTATCTTTCAACTTATCCGCCTGGAATCTTAATTTTTCTACCAGTTCATCTTTTTTGTCTGAATTCAGGAAATAACCCACGGCTACGCCAACGGCAGCTCCTACAATAAAAGACACCACCGCTTTTGAACTTCTGCTCATAGTTAAGAATTTTTAAAGTGAAAGATTGGGTTCTGGGGAGTGTTGGGGATTCCATCTACTCCGCATTAAAGGTTACAAACTTTGTTCCATAATTGTTCACTTCCTCTCTTTTGTTGTTAAAACAGCATTATATTTCCCTCCGGTGGTGCACTGGCATACTTTGTGATCCACTCAAAATCACGTAGGTTTGATATAACCACCCACAAGATCCACTATGAGCTACCTCGACAATGAACGCCTGAAACAGGTTGTATTTTTACTGATCCTTGCATTTTTGGGCATCATCCTTTTTAAAGAGCTGTATGCATTTTTCCCTGGTTTCCTGGGTGCGGTAACACTCTATGTGCTTTCCAGGAAGTGGATGTTCCGCCTGGTGGAGCAACGCAAATGGGGCAGGAGCTGGGCTGCCACATTGATTATGGTCTTATCTTTCCTGATCATTCTATTGCCTATCGGGGGATTGGTGAACATGCTCACCTCTAAGGTAACTTATGCCATCACCCATTCTTCTGAACTGATCAAAGGGCTGGAAAAATTCAACCAGCAAATGCAGCAATCCCTGGGGGTTAACCTGATGACGGAAGCCCGTTTGCAGAAAATACAGGAAACTATCACCAATGTGCTGCCGGGCTTTGTGGGCGCCACTTTCAATACGCTCACGGCTATTGCCATCATGTACTTTATATTGTATTTCATGCTGGTGAATGCGCGGGAAATGGAAGAGGCCCTT
This DNA window, taken from Chitinophaga niabensis, encodes the following:
- a CDS encoding YtxH domain-containing protein gives rise to the protein MSRSSKAVVSFIVGAAVGVAVGYFLNSDKKDELVEKLRFQADKLKDKFRAKKQQFEDAMENELT